The DNA sequence ACAGGGTTCGCAGGCGCGCAGGCGTGAGACTCGGCCAGATCGCCGTGACGGGCACCGGGCGGCCCGTGGCGCGGTCGAGGATCAGGCCCACGTCGAAGCCGTCCGGGTGGGCGCCGCCGCAGTAGTAGCCCGCGTTCTCGAACAGGCTGACGAGGCGGGGGCTGCGGAAGGTGACCCGCGCGCCCAGCACGTAGGCGTCCTCCCCCGCCCCCTCCAGCCCCGCCCGGCAGTCGAGGGCGTTCGCGGCGTGGAGGAGCTGCCGGTCTTGCAGGGCGGCGTCGAGGGCCGGACGCCCACCCACCACGCGCGGATAGCGCACGCCGCTCAGCGCTTCCCGGACGCGGGTGCCCCCCGCCTCCTTCACCCAGGCGCGGTTGAGCTTGAGGAAGGCGAGCGGGTCGGAGGTTCGCAGCCTCCGCAGGCCGGGGGAACCGGGGAGGTTGAGAGGCAGGCGCGTCACGTCCAGGGGGGCGAGGGCGACGGGGAGGGTCCTTCCCCCGTCCGGGCTGGTCCAGCCCCCCCGCAGGCCCCTGCCGTCCCGCTCCAGGCGCAGGCAGCCGGTAACCTTCGTGCCCGAGAGCGTCCAGACCTCCTCCCGCAGGAGCAGGGTCTCCCGCAATCGGGTCGGCACGAGCCCGATATTCACGCCCCGCCGCTCGTAGAAGTACCGGGCCTCCCGCCCGTCCTCCCCCAGACCGAGCCGCAGGGCGACAGGCTGGCCGCCGAGCGTTCCCCGGAAGACCCCCGCCCGGGCCCAGGTTGGCGCACCCGCCTGCCCCTGACAGGAGGCCGGGGCGCCCCGGGCGAGCGCGGACGAGGCCAGCGTCAATCCCACGATCACACCGAGCCTGTTGTGCATGGGGTCAGCGTACCCCCGTCGCCACCGGACCTACCCGCCCCGCACGTCGAAGGTGCCCGAACGCAGGAGCGCCGCCTGACCCTCCCCGAACGGGGTGTGGAGGACGGACCACCGGACGGCGGCCTCCACGTCGTACGCCGCCGCCCGGAACCCGGCCGTCCACCCGTCCCGGCGCAGGTCGAGCAGCGTCCAGCGGGCGCGCGGGTCGCCGTCCACCTGATCGCTCACCGCGCCCGCATTCACGACGAGGGTGTCGCCCACACGCGTTGCGCCGGGACGGTGGGTGTGCCCGCACAAGACGACCTCGGCGGCCAGCGGCTCCACCCGGTCGCGCAGCTCACGGGGCTCGCGGGCGCGGTAAAAGCCCCCGCCCGCCGGGTCCGGCTGCCACACCCACAGCAGGCTGTCCCAGGGGCTCTCCGGCGTGCCGTGACAGGCGAAGAGGGCGCCGTCCAGGGCCCGTGCGCTCAGGGGCAGGGCGGCCAGCCGGGCGAGCAGGGCGGCGTCCACGTGCGCCTCCAGCCACTCGCCGTACAGGCGGCTCAGCGGGGAACGGCGCCCGCCCGGCCACAGCTTTTCCTCGTTGTTGCCGCGCACCTCCAGCGCCCCCGCCGCGGCGAGGTCCGCCTGCATGGCCGCCGCGCGGGCCGGGTCCGCCGAGCCCTCGACCTGATCGCCGAGGTTGACGACGAGATCGGGGGCCGCGGCACGCACCTCCCGCAGCACGGCCTCCAGCGCGAAGGCGTTGCCGTGCACGTCGCCGATGACCGCCACCCTCACCCGGACAGGCTACCTCCCCCGCCCGCTACCATGCGGCCCATGAGCATCCTCCCCGACTGGCGCATCCGCGACCTCGCCCGCGCGGGCATGATCGAGCCCTTCGAGGACCGTCTGGTGCGCACGGCCGAGAACGGGCACGTCATCAGCTACGGCCTGAGCAGCTTCGGCTACGACCTGCGCTGCGCCGACGAGTGGAAGGTCTTCACGAACGCGCACGGCAACACCATCGTGGACCCCAAGGCGTTTGACGAACGGGCTTTTATCGATATTCAAGCGAAAGAAATTATCATTCCACCCAATTCTTTCGTTCTAGCCCGCAGCTTGGAATATATGCGAATTCCAAGTAGTATTATGGTCGTAGCTTTGGGAAAATCAACATACGCACGTTGCGGTATCGTCGCAAACGTAACGCCTTTGGAGCCCGGCTGGGAAGGATATGTCACCCTCGAATTCAGCAACACGACACCCCTTCCTGCCAAGATGTACGCGAACGAAGGTTGTGTGCAGCTCCTCTTCTTCGAGGGCGAGCGGCCCGAGGTCACGTACGGAGACCGGGGCGGCAAGTACCAGAAGCAGACCGGCGTGACCCTGCCGCGCCTGTGACCCGCCCCGTCCCTTAACGTCCGCTGGGATTTTTCTCCTCCGGCCGCGCGGCCCACGTGACAGGCTGCCCCCATGCCAGACAAGGACGACAAGAACAAGGGCCACACCAGCCAGCCCGGCGAGTACGAGCGCAACAAGCAGGAGGTCCACGAGCGCGACAAGGGCGGCAAGCCCTCCTTCAAGGGGGCCAACGACCGAGAGGCGGGGGGTGCTCGCAACACCGAGCACGACGGGCATAAGGAGAAAAAGGACGTGGAGGAGGCCCGCAGCGTTCCCGCGAGCCAGCAGGGCTGAGGTGAAGGGCCGTTCGGGGGCCGGGCCGGGGGTCCGGCCTCCTCGCCTGGAGCGGGGACCGGAGGCTGGCGGTCCCCCCACCCCCAGCCTCCTCGCCCTCGCCGCCCTGTTCGTGGGCGCGGGGGCGCTGCACGTTCTGAGGCCCGGGCCCTTCGACCGGATCGTGCCGCCGTGGGTCCCCATGTCCCCGCGCACGGCCACCCTCGTGAGCGGCGCGGCGGAGATCGCGGGCGGGCTGGGATTGCTGCACCCCGCCACGCGCCCCGCCGCCCGAGTGGGCCTGCTCGCGCTGCTCGTCGCCGTGTTTCCGGCGAACGCGGGGATGGCGTGGAACGCGGAGCGGTTTCGGCCCCTGCCCGAGTGGGCGTTGTGGGCCCGGTTGCCCCTCCAGCCTCTGCTGATGGTGCTCGTGTGGAGGGCGGGGAGGACGACCTAACCCACCCGCAACTCCTCCAGCGCGGCGCGGAAGGCGGCGGGAAGCCCGGTCGGTCGGCGGGTCTCCCGGTCCACGTAGACGTGGACGAAGTGGCCCTGGGCGCAGGCCGTGTCCTCCCCCTCCCGGAAGACGGCGAGTTCGTAGCGAACGCTGCTGCGCCCCAGGTGCGCCACCCGCACACCCACGCTGAGGGTCTCGGGGAAGGCGGCGGGGGCGAAAAAGACGCAGCCCGTCTCGACGACGAGGCCGATCACCCCGCCCCCCTGCACGTCGAGCGCCCCACGGGAGGCGAGGTAGGCGTTCACGGCAGTGTCGAAATAGGCGTAGTAGGTGACGTTGTTGACGTGGCCGTACACGTCGTTGTCGGCCCAGCGGGTCGGGGTCGGGTGGTGGTGCGGATACGCGGCGCGCGCTGCGGGGGTGGACCGGGCCATGCGCCGAGCCTAGGGCAAAGCGACCCAGGGAGCATCGACGCCCCCCTCCGGGCCAGGCGAAAAGACGCCGAACACTCCGGCATCTTCCCGTCGG is a window from the Deinococcus aestuarii genome containing:
- a CDS encoding metallophosphoesterase family protein; translated protein: MRVAVIGDVHGNAFALEAVLREVRAAAPDLVVNLGDQVEGSADPARAAAMQADLAAAGALEVRGNNEEKLWPGGRRSPLSRLYGEWLEAHVDAALLARLAALPLSARALDGALFACHGTPESPWDSLLWVWQPDPAGGGFYRAREPRELRDRVEPLAAEVVLCGHTHRPGATRVGDTLVVNAGAVSDQVDGDPRARWTLLDLRRDGWTAGFRAAAYDVEAAVRWSVLHTPFGEGQAALLRSGTFDVRGG
- the dcd gene encoding dCTP deaminase, whose product is MSILPDWRIRDLARAGMIEPFEDRLVRTAENGHVISYGLSSFGYDLRCADEWKVFTNAHGNTIVDPKAFDERAFIDIQAKEIIIPPNSFVLARSLEYMRIPSSIMVVALGKSTYARCGIVANVTPLEPGWEGYVTLEFSNTTPLPAKMYANEGCVQLLFFEGERPEVTYGDRGGKYQKQTGVTLPRL
- a CDS encoding DoxX family protein, which encodes MERGPEAGGPPTPSLLALAALFVGAGALHVLRPGPFDRIVPPWVPMSPRTATLVSGAAEIAGGLGLLHPATRPAARVGLLALLVAVFPANAGMAWNAERFRPLPEWALWARLPLQPLLMVLVWRAGRTT
- a CDS encoding acyl-CoA thioesterase — translated: MARSTPAARAAYPHHHPTPTRWADNDVYGHVNNVTYYAYFDTAVNAYLASRGALDVQGGGVIGLVVETGCVFFAPAAFPETLSVGVRVAHLGRSSVRYELAVFREGEDTACAQGHFVHVYVDRETRRPTGLPAAFRAALEELRVG